DNA sequence from the Cohnella herbarum genome:
ATCGATGTTCCAGAAGCAGTAGTCAGCGATACTGTGCCTGAAACGATGTTTTTTTACATGGATACGCGATTTACTACCACGCAAATGAATCGCATGAAACGCTTGATAGGGGTAGTGCTCTCCATTTGGTTTTTTCATTACCAGCAAAAAAATGAAGGCGCAATCCTTTCTGCCTATCAAAGTTGTGTCAACAAGTATGCGAAGTTTAACCTCTCCCCTGTGTGGTTTGAAGGAAAGTTAAGCAATGGAGCGGTAGCGGCGGACGTGCAGATGGACGGGCTCACGACGATGATTGCGGCCAACGGTTTCGGCCGCGCAGCCAAAGCCTATATTATGTACCAAGCTTCGGGCACTTCGACCATTAAAGGCGTCAGTGCGTCAGAGCCTGAAAAAAACTCGCTCACCATTACAGTGAATTCGACGGATTTAAATAATACCGGGATAACGGACTCGTTCTTAGGCGGCTCTTTGCTTCACGCCTGGTTGCATCGTGAAGGATACCGTCATCCTGCAGGGAAATTCACCAGCTACTTTGCAGGCGAAGCCGCCATGTGCGGGATGCGGGGTAATAAGGATAAGTCTCCGCTAATACCAATATCTACCTACACGAAATGGCTGGACTGATTTGTATGAAACTGGATTATCCCCCTAAGCTGTTTCATCTTCTTTGCTACAACTAACCTCTTGGGGACTAAATGCATTAACGTAATCTGCCCGTTAGTTGAGAAAACGACAGCCAGTAACAGCGGCTGCCGTCCCTTTGAGTTTATTGAATAAACGTTCCCCGTTAGTCATTCATGCCGCGCAAGACCAGCGCTGCACCACATATGATGAAAATAGAAAAACCCGTCAATACTGCTACTACGTCTGGTGAGGAAGGTCGATAAACTATGGTGCGTTAGAGCCCATCCGTTAGTCTGATTCCAACGACCACGGTGCATCACAGAATGTCGCTCCCTTTCGGGAAGCGCTCATGGTAAATTAATCCTATCTTGGTTTTTTCTCCAACACCCGAATAATGGAGTCTTTTATTGCTAAATTTCCATCAATATTTGACCACCCCATTACAACTCCCATTTGATCGAAGTGTACACCTTGAATATCCATAGCTCCAAGTATTCCCGATTTTTGATGTAGGTGTTCCCATTGCATAGATGACATCTTGTCGCGTTGATTTTTAATTTAATTTGAAGTGCACCTTTCCTTTTTGTACCTATCGACACCATTAAGTTAACATTGGATCGCAAGAAACGGCCGGTGACCTAAGCTGCTTGGCTTTAATCGTTCCGATTGCTTAGCTAGGTACTCCTTCAGTCGTTGTATAGTGATCTCATCGATTTCAAGATCACCAAGTTCACCAAGTAAAATCCTTATCTGAATCGAATACGCTTTTATTGTAAGTAAGCAAAACCCCTGAATCCGTTTCTCTTCTTCATACATCCTCCAAAGTTTCGATAATTTCAAAACAAAACCTCCCTTGAGTTAACCTGATAAATCTAGGTTTGCTCAATAAGGAGGTTTTAATCGATCGCATTCAACTAGCGTTCCCAGTTAAGTGAATCATTATCAGCAATTGATTACACCACAAATTTCTCAAGAGCAACAGCAACACCATCGTTATCATTTGATTCGGTAATGTGTTTTGCACAATTTTTTAGCTCAACTATCGCGTTTTCCATAGCGATCGGAAATCCGCACTTATGGAATAGTCCTAAATCATTAAAGTCATCCCCGAATACCATTACATGTTCTGACTTCACCCCGATATCATTAAGCACCCATTGCACGGCTTCTTCCTTTGAGGCTGATTTTTGCATGATTTGAACCAATACACCACCATCGGTTGCGATTACGTTCACATGGTCGCCGAATTGCTCGATAACGTCCCTCCATGTGCTGTAACCATGAACCAATATTTTGGTTGGGGATAGTGAACTAATGAAATCCTTATCAACAACCGGGGGTTTAGGATCATTTGGACGGATACCGAAATGACCGAGTTGCGAGTCGGGAATTGGTGTACACGTATACCATGAGTCATTGACCTCGTATGAAATTATCGATTGAGGTGCATGTAACTCAATGAAATTGTTAATCTGTTGGCTAATCTCCATTGGGATACTAATGTGCCGCTGAGTTTGCTTAGTCTTACATGTTATTAGAGCACCATTGTAATAAACCAAGTAGTCTACAAAAGGAAAATTCTTCACAAATTGATTAGCCGCTCTAGGCGGTCGCGCCGTGGCAACGATAATATGAATTCCAGAATCATAACATCTTTTAACAGTCTGATAATTTCTAGGTGATATGGATTTGTCGCTGCCAAGCAATGTTCCGTCCAAGTCTAATACAATTGCCTGTATTTTCGACATCTGCATCTCTCCTCACAAATAATTCTTCAAATAATAAACTAGTATCACGAGAGATGCTAGACTCACTATTAAATTAATCTGCCAGCTAACACAACGACGGCAACCGATCGTTCAGGCCGGCTGCCGTCGTGTCATTATTGAGCTATTGTTCCCGTTAGGGTAATCAGAGTTACGTAATTATTGCTCAGCTCTTACGGCATTGCATGAGGCTTTCCTTTTCAGAAATATTTTTTTGAATTGTTACTTTCATGATTTCCACTCCAGATTCAGGTATATCAGACAAAATAAATTGGATTCTATCGTATGAAGGCGCATGATGTCCTTCGTAGTTTAAAGCACTTACAGTAACCATATGTCTTAGATGATCACCATTCATCCTTTCAATATGTATCTGCGGACACAAAATAAAATTTTGATACTCTTTTCCAAGATAGGGAAGATATCGTCCGTATAAAGTTCCCTCTAGAAGTTCTTCTCTTGATGTTGTATTAACTGAATTTAGGGGATCCGAAATGTAGTTCCTTTTGTAAAATAACCATCTCCAGTCTTAGCATCATAATCATATAGCTGTAACTGTTCAAACGCTTTTTCATAATCTCCAAATATAATAGCTTGATAATAATGTTTGATACTACCTACTCGTTTTTTCCAATTTAACACATTTCTTTTTCTACTCAGTGAAACAGCGAAAAGCCGAGGAGATCGAAATCCTCCCTCGGCTTAGCAACATTATAAGAAAATTTAATTCCTTTTATTCCCCCTGTAAACAAATAAAAAATACTGTCCTCAAACTCCCCTCCCCCAAAATCCCCCTCCGCCATACTCCCACAAGCCCTCACCCCTATTTCCGAGATAATAATTAGTGTCTACTCATGTGAGGTTTAACCGAGTGAAAACTGGAAGAGAACTGGTTCAATTGTGAACGAAACGAGATAATAATTAGTGTCCTTGAAGGGCAGGGGGAGATCAGGAAAGTGCATGGGAAAATCAAGGGATTAGGGGACAGAATCAAGATCGGGAAACGGAAAATAGAGATTAGGTGCAAGCTTCCTGAGATAAGCTGGAGTAGATACATTGGATTTCCTAGCAGGAATATTGCGGGAATAAACACTTGAATGCATGCTCTTACTGCCTTTGCTGGCTCTTATTACCCTTGCATGCCCTTACTGCCTTTACCGGCTCTTGCATGCACTTACTCCTCTTACTGCACTTACTGCTCTTCCTCCCCTGTCCTTACCCTTCTCCTACTGCCATTTCCCCTTGATCCACTTGAGTTTATAGCGATTATATTGCGAGTGAATAGCGGAGAAAATCATGCCCTTGAAGCCCTGGAGACCAGTACGAATTATATTAGAAATTCAAGTGATTGTCTTTCCCCTGAGCCCTGATCCTGCTATCCGTTGGAGCGGGATGAGAAGGATTATCAGAGTTTGGATGGTTCCCTGCACTTACTGGCACTTACTGCCTTTGCATGTTCATCCCTGTCCCACAACCCTGTTGTTCTCCCCTGTTCTTTCCTGCCCTTCTGCACTGGAGCGGGACAAATGAAAAAAGACTGGAGATTGTGGGAGTGATTACCCGTGCAATTTCCAGCCTTTGGTGAGTTTGAGGACAGTTATTATTATGTGGGGACAGTTATTTAGGGTGGTGGACAGGAATTGTTTTAGTTTGAAAAGGTAGTTGATTTTTTTAGAAGGAAACATTTGGTATGATGATATCATAAAGACTAACATTGAAATGGTGGGACAAGCGAATGGAACTTCCTTTTGAATCTCTAAAGTATAAGCATGGGCTTGCAGGGGCAACGGAGAAATTCGAAGCAATTTGTGTTGAGTTAATTCAAATTATACATGAGGATGACTCCCATACGGTAGAAAGTGCTGGAGGGGATGGCGGCATCGATATATTTGTAGGGGATTATGAAGGTGATTTAGATGTATACCAATGCAAGTATTTCATTAATAAAATTGACTCATCTCAGAAAAATAAAATTATCGCCTCCTTTAACAAAGTCGTTTCAGAAAAGGGCGATAACATTATGAAATGGCATTTATGTGTTGCCAAAGACTTCAATAAAAAGGAGCATGAATGGTGGGCAAAATGGAAAAAAGAAATGGAAGAAAATTATAATTTTAAAATTAAATTGTGGGATGCAAGCCAACTGACAACGAAGTTGAAAAAAAACGGATTGTTTGATCGCTACTTTTCAGATTATAAGTCAAAAAAAGAAGAGCTAAGCAACGATTTTCGTCATGCTATTTCAACTTTGAGTGAGAATCCAGTTTATTACAATCTCGATTTTCTTGATCATTTAGATGAATTAAGGAACAAGTGGCAAGCAGATGGATTTATTATAAATCGAAAATCCCCAATATTTTCTTATATGAACGAATTTAAGATGATTGTTGCCACTAATAGTGGAATGTTAATGAATAATGAGAAAGCGAGAGATAAAGTTACTGATCTAGTCAAATTGATTATAGATGAATACAAAAAACTTATTAAAGATTAGAAAAGTACCTGAAGGC
Encoded proteins:
- a CDS encoding Cof-type HAD-IIB family hydrolase; this translates as MSKIQAIVLDLDGTLLGSDKSISPRNYQTVKRCYDSGIHIIVATARPPRAANQFVKNFPFVDYLVYYNGALITCKTKQTQRHISIPMEISQQINNFIELHAPQSIISYEVNDSWYTCTPIPDSQLGHFGIRPNDPKPPVVDKDFISSLSPTKILVHGYSTWRDVIEQFGDHVNVIATDGGVLVQIMQKSASKEEAVQWVLNDIGVKSEHVMVFGDDFNDLGLFHKCGFPIAMENAIVELKNCAKHITESNDNDGVAVALEKFVV